The Tenebrio molitor chromosome 5, icTenMoli1.1, whole genome shotgun sequence genome has a segment encoding these proteins:
- the LOC138132300 gene encoding nucleolar protein 58-like has product MSEVEAVSANNAVGEENSQNDKGVKSRKSKSPRLSTKEENEAVAKGAHVEVEGRRITRSAAKGVTATPPPPAKKERKSSSAKGRGRPKKGAQNAADESDSQNESKDVTMTENENQAKNDDTKKESQPVENNTHEEKEELANNNAEVSKDVEATENGAKEDSVDASTSGDDKKEERSETSSAEDAARPATDVAEQPAE; this is encoded by the exons ATGTCAGAAGTTGAAGCTGTGAGTGCTAATAATGCCGTAGGTGAAGAAAACAGTCAA AATGACAAAGGGGTGAAGTCAAGAAAATCGAAATCGCCTCGGCTGTCTACTAAAGAAGAGAACGAAGCGGTTGCGAAG gGAGCTCATGTAGAAGTGGAGGGTCGCCGTATTACAAGGTCGGCGGCTAAAGGCGTGACGGCCACTCCACCTCCGCCAGCGAAGAAAGAACGTAAAAGCTCATCCGCCAAAGGGCGCGGACGCCCAAAGAAAGGTGCCCAGAACGCGGCGGACGAAAGCGATTCACAAAACGAGAGTAAAGATGTCACCATGACCGAGAATGAAAATCAGGCTAAAAACGACGATACCAAGAAAGAATCACAACCTGTGGAAAATAACACACACGAAGAAAAGGAAGAACTTGCAAATAATAACGCTGAAGTGTCTAAG GACGTCGAGGCGACGGAGAACGGGGCGAAGGAAGACAGCGTTGACGCTTCAACCTCTGGTGACGACAAAAAGGAAGAAAGGAGCGAGACTTCTTCAGCAGAAGATGCGGCCAGACCAGCGACGGATGTGGCAGAACAGCCAGCTGAGTAa
- the LOC138130361 gene encoding gustatory receptor for sugar taste 64e-like: SAGYVDSFVITGTTDILQFNFYSFIFNYIAPNYILAVIYLFVYSIHFFVINFNDIFIILTSMAIALRFQQIGNRLEMTEKSQSHAGMVDFWLEMRQDYDRLSHLCKDLDDGISGLILVSFAYNMFFVIIYLFHHLMVENDESQIIMFYWFFPCLVLRVFAVCLYTSWLNDESLTPLTVLNSVVSRDYNSEIGRWLVQMSFDDVALTGGKIFKITRSIFLSVVSIVVTYELVVMQFHGFSTKTESGR; this comes from the exons TCAGCTGGATATGTAGACTCATTCGTAATCACTGGAACCACGGACATTTTACAGTTCAacttttattcatttatttttaactataTCGCACCTAACTACATTCTTGCAGTTATTTATCTG tttgtttaTTCCATTCATTTTTTCGTAATTAATTTCAACGATATATTCATTATTTTGACGAGTATGGCTATTGCATTGAGATTTCAACAAATCGGAAACCGTCTGGAAATGACCGAAAAAAGTCAA TCTCATGCTGGCATGGTCGACTTTTGGTTGGAAATGCGGCAGGATTACGACCGCTTGTCGCATTTATGTAAAGATTTGGACGATGGCATCAGCGGTCTGATTCTTGTGTCATTTGCCTACAATATGTTCTTCGTCATAATTTACCTTTTTCACCACTTAAT ggTGGAAAACGATGAAAGTCAAATTATTATGTTTTACTGGTTTTTTCCGTGTTTGGTTTTGAGAGTGTTTGCTGTATGCTTGTATACTTCGTGGCTAAATGACGAAAGTCTAACTCCACTTACTGTTTTAAATTCTGTCGTGTCGCGAGATTACAACTCAGag ATAGGGCGATGGTTGGTTCAGATGAGTTTCGATGATGTTGCTTTAACGGGAGggaagattttcaaaattacgagaagtatttttttaagt GTAGTAAGTATCGTGGTCACATACGAGCTAGTTGTTATGCAGTTTCATGGATTCTCTACTAAAACTGAAAGCGGTCGTTGA